The window CCGATTATCCGCGCGGCGGGCCAAGGTACTTCCTCAAAAAGAGTCTGGTTTAGATCGCACCCGGCTGTGCAGCGCCATCGCCGGTGATAGGGTCCCGCACCTTTTGAATTTCGGGACAGCGCCATGACCTCTTCAACGACCACGCAACCCCTCGCTGATATCACCGGCACCATCGTGCTGGCCGGCGCCGGCAAGATGGGCGGTGCGATGCTGGCGGGCTGGCTGGCGCAGGGGCTCGAGGCTGCCCGCGTCGCCGTGATCGATCCGCATCCGTCCGACGAGATCAACGCGCTCGCCGCCAAAGGCGTGCGCCTCAATCCGGCCGCGGGCGATATCGACGCAGTCGCGGCACTCGTCGTCGCCGTCAAACCGCAGATGTTTCGCGAGGCCGGGCCGATGCTGCGCGGTTTTGCGGGATCGTCGCTGGTGGTGTCGATCATGGCCGGCGCGACGATTGCAGGGATCTCCGAAGTCTGCGGCGGCAAGGTGGTGCGTGCGATGCCGAACACGCCGGCCGCCATCGGCCGCGGAATCACGGTGGCCGTCGCCGCCGACAATGTCAGCGCCGAACAGCGCGGGATTGCCGACGCGCTGCTGCGCGCCACCGGCTCGGTGGAATGGATCGAGGACGAGAGCCTGATGGATGCGGTCACCGCGGTGTCAGGATCGGGTCCGGCCTATGTCTTCCTGCTCGCCGAAGAACTGGCGCGCGCCGGCGTCGCTGCCGGTCTGCCGGCCGAACTCGCCACCAAACTCGCGCGCGAAACCGTCGCCGGCTCCGGCGAATTGCTGCATCGCTCCGAGCTGGATTCCGCAACCCTGCGCAAGAACGTCACCTCGCCCGGCGGCACCACCGCCGCGGCACTCGAGGTGCTGATGGGCACGGACGGATTTGAGCCGCTGCTGACCCACGCCATTGCCGCGGCGACGAAGCGTTCGAAGGAATTGGCGAAGTAGCCGCACACTCCGTGTCGTCCCCGCGAAGGCGGGGACGATACGGAGTGTGGAGCGACGCTTTCGCCTCACTGGCAACTTCACCTACACCGGCACCCGTACCGTCGCCCGCAAGCCGCCCATCGGGCTGTCGCCGAGCGTGATGTCGCCGCCATGCGAGCGCGCGATGTCGCGGGCGATGGCGAGGCCGAGGCCGGTGCCGCCCTCGTCCTGGTTGCGGGCGTCGTCGAGTCGCAGGAACGGCTTGAACACCTCTTCGCGCATATCGGCAGGAATTCCCGGCCCGTCATCGTCCACCGTCACCGTGAGATAGCGGTGGTCGCGATGCCCGGTGATGGCGATGGCATTGGCATGGCGCGCGGCGTTGGAGACCAGGTTGCCGAGGCAGCGCTTGAACGAGGCCGGCTTCACCGTGACCACCGGGAGACCGTGAAACACCACCGTCGCGACGTGGCCGTTGCGTTCGGCATCGCTGCGCAATTCCTCCAGCGCCGCCGCCATGTCGGTGGGCTGCGCCTGCTCGCCGCTGTCGCCGCGCGCGAACGCCAGATAGGCCTCCAGCATGCCGGCCATCTCGTCGATGTCCTTGCGCATACCGTCGACTTCCGGACTGTCGCCGATCAGCGCCAGCTCCAGCTTGAAGCGGGTCAGGATGGTGCGCAGGTCGTGCGAGACGCCGGCCAGCATCGCGGTGCGCTGCTCGATGGAGCGCTCGATGCGCGCTTTCATCTCGATGAAGGCATTGGCGGCGCGGCGGACCTCGCGGGCGCCGCGCGGCCGGAAATTCGGCGCTTCGCGGCCCTTGCCGAAACTCTCG is drawn from Nitrobacteraceae bacterium AZCC 2146 and contains these coding sequences:
- a CDS encoding pyrroline-5-carboxylate reductase (product_source=KO:K00286; cath_funfam=1.10.3730.10,3.40.50.720; cog=COG0345; ko=KO:K00286; pfam=PF03807,PF14748; superfamily=48179,51735; tigrfam=TIGR00112; transmembrane_helix_parts=Inside_1_12,TMhelix_13_35,Outside_36_277); protein product: MTSSTTTQPLADITGTIVLAGAGKMGGAMLAGWLAQGLEAARVAVIDPHPSDEINALAAKGVRLNPAAGDIDAVAALVVAVKPQMFREAGPMLRGFAGSSLVVSIMAGATIAGISEVCGGKVVRAMPNTPAAIGRGITVAVAADNVSAEQRGIADALLRATGSVEWIEDESLMDAVTAVSGSGPAYVFLLAEELARAGVAAGLPAELATKLARETVAGSGELLHRSELDSATLRKNVTSPGGTTAAALEVLMGTDGFEPLLTHAIAAATKRSKELAK
- a CDS encoding two-component system osmolarity sensor histidine kinase EnvZ (product_source=KO:K07638; cath_funfam=1.10.287.130,3.30.565.10; cog=COG0642; ko=KO:K07638; pfam=PF00672,PF02518; smart=SM00304,SM00387; superfamily=158472,55874; transmembrane_helix_parts=Outside_1_37,TMhelix_38_60,Inside_61_184,TMhelix_185_204,Outside_205_462); translated protein: MSTIDTGLTLIRTAAGRVSAANGWMSRRFKSFMPKGLYARTLLIMIVPMVLLQSVVAFVFMERHWNTVTRRLSQSVVQDIAALIDVYKVYPQDKDRTQIRTIAQQRLGLVVDFLPSGDMPPPGPKPFFSLLDQALSVQIGRQITKPFWIDTVGRSNLVEIRIQLDDAVMRIFAQRSAAYASNSEIFLFWMVGTSSILLIVAVLFLRNQIRPILRLADAAESFGKGREAPNFRPRGAREVRRAANAFIEMKARIERSIEQRTAMLAGVSHDLRTILTRFKLELALIGDSPEVDGMRKDIDEMAGMLEAYLAFARGDSGEQAQPTDMAAALEELRSDAERNGHVATVVFHGLPVVTVKPASFKRCLGNLVSNAARHANAIAITGHRDHRYLTVTVDDDGPGIPADMREEVFKPFLRLDDARNQDEGGTGLGLAIARDIARSHGGDITLGDSPMGGLRATVRVPV